From Piliocolobus tephrosceles isolate RC106 chromosome 16, ASM277652v3, whole genome shotgun sequence, the proteins below share one genomic window:
- the LOC111537548 gene encoding homeobox protein ARX-like isoform X1 yields the protein MEQGVLTGIGGDAVSYPPPDFWAPAHESLQSRGTEDDVRLSRPLHLPPIPPGSRRVPFKCPGAGAGAAAGAAAAAAAEPTAVPTRHKRLSNHRGAGAHQRGGPPDATPPSSPGGSWSASEGLWTFSSAASRAPVPEICRSAPPPPAHSALGS from the exons ATGGAGCAAGGGGTGCTTACGGGAATTGGAGGGGACGCGGTGTCTTATCCACCCCCGGATTTCTGGGCTCCGGCTCACGAGTCCCTCCAGTCCCGAGGGACTGAGGACGATGTGCGTCTGAGCCGTCCCCTCCACTTGCCCCCCATACCCCCGGGCAGCCGCCGCGTCCCCTTTAAATGCCCGGGAGCCGGAGCCGGAGCCGCGGCCGGCGCTGCGGCTGCCGCAGCAGCGGAGCCCACCGCAGTCCCCACACGTCACAAGCGACTGTCCAATCACAGAGGCGCCGGCGCACATCAAAGAGGCGGGCCGCCCGATGCCACGCCTCCCTCCTCCCCCGGAGGCTCCTGGAGCGCCAGCGAAG GGCTGTGGACTTTCTCATCTGCCGCCTCCAGGGCTCCGGTTCCTGAGATTTGCAGAAGcgcacctccacctcctgcccaTTCCGCTCTCGGGTCCTAA
- the LOC111537548 gene encoding uncharacterized protein LOC111537548 isoform X2, translated as MEQGVLTGIGGDAVSYPPPDFWAPAHESLQSRGTEDDVRLSRPLHLPPIPPGSRRVPFKCPGAGAGAAAGAAAAAAAEPTAVPTRHKRLSNHRGAGAHQRGGPPDATPPSSPGGSWSASEDEKQEEQDVYNLPKVTEPRGG; from the exons ATGGAGCAAGGGGTGCTTACGGGAATTGGAGGGGACGCGGTGTCTTATCCACCCCCGGATTTCTGGGCTCCGGCTCACGAGTCCCTCCAGTCCCGAGGGACTGAGGACGATGTGCGTCTGAGCCGTCCCCTCCACTTGCCCCCCATACCCCCGGGCAGCCGCCGCGTCCCCTTTAAATGCCCGGGAGCCGGAGCCGGAGCCGCGGCCGGCGCTGCGGCTGCCGCAGCAGCGGAGCCCACCGCAGTCCCCACACGTCACAAGCGACTGTCCAATCACAGAGGCGCCGGCGCACATCAAAGAGGCGGGCCGCCCGATGCCACGCCTCCCTCCTCCCCCGGAGGCTCCTGGAGCGCCAGCGAAG atgagaaacaggAGGAACAGGATGtatataatttgcccaaggtcacagagccaagAGGTGGCTGA